The Triticum aestivum cultivar Chinese Spring chromosome 6D, IWGSC CS RefSeq v2.1, whole genome shotgun sequence genomic sequence GGACAAGGGCATTGGGGCTGTGTTGATGCAGGACCAGCACCCGCTTGCGTTCCTAAGCCAAACTCTTGGTCCACGGCTTCGTACACTCTCTACCTATGAAAAAGAGAGCTTGGCTGTACTCATGGCCGTCGAGCGTTGGCGTTCCTATTTGCAAACCTCGGAGTTTGTGATCCGCACTAATCATCACAGTCTGTCCTGTCTGGACGAGCAACGGTTGACTACTCCGTGGCAGCAAAAGGCCTTGACCAAGCTTCTTGGGCTGAACTACCGCATTGAATACCGGAAAGGAGCTCTCAATCAAGCGGATGATGCCTTGTCCCGTCGCCCAGAAGCTGCTGTTTGTGCGATCTCGGTTTGTGTTCCTCGCTGGTTGGAGGATGTGAAGCGCAGCTACACTCAAGACCCTCAATGCACCAAGATATCAGCAGCAGCGTCAGTTCCAACAGCAACCAATGGCTCATTTCAAGTGCATGGAggactcatccgttacaaaggacGCGTGTGGATTGGGAACAATCCGGTGGTGCAGCAACAGGTGTTGGCCGAACTCCATTCTGGAGCGATCGGAGGACACTCGGGTGTCCAGGCTACTTACAGTCGCCTTAAACAGCACTTTTCTTGGCCCCAGATGAAGCAGACAGTGAAGGCGTATGTAGCAGCGTGTGCCATTTGCAAGCAAGCCAAACCAGAGCATGTCAAGTATCCAGGTTTACTTCAGCCGTTGCTTGTTCCAAAGCAAGCATGGGAGATGGTCACACTGGATTTTGTGGAAGGGTTACCAACATCCAAGGGGTTTAACTCTATTCTGGTGGTGGTGGACAAGCTCACTCGTCATGCTCATTTTATACCTCTGCGGCACCCCTTCTCCTCCCTTCAAGTAGCCAAAGCCTACATGAATAATGTGTTCAAATTGCATGGTCCTCCGGATGCAATGGTGTCGGACCGTGATCGAATCTTCACCAGCAAGATTTGGCAAGAGCTGTGCAAGCTGGCACACATCACCTTGAACATCTCCTCAGCAAGGCACCCTCAAACGGACGAAACCACGGAGCGAGTAAACCAATGCATGGAGCTGTACCTTCGTTGCTTCGTGCACAATTGCCCAAGTAAGTGGGTTGACTGGATCTCTCTGGCTGAGTTTTGGTATAATACCTCGTACCATTCTACTCTCAAATCCACTCCGTTTGAGGTGTTGTATGGACACAAGCCACGGTTCTTTGGGATCTCCAACATAGCAGATGCAGCCATGCCAGATTTGGCTGAATGGATCCAGGAGCGCGCCACCATGTTGGCTTGTCTACGCCAACACTTGAATCGGGCCCGACAGTGGATGAAGGATAAGGCGGATCGCCACCGTTCGGACAGGACCTTTGTAGTGCAGGACTGGGTCTACTTGAAGTTGCAGCCCTATGCCCAGTCCTCGGTGGCTGCTCGCGCTAACCATAAACTCGCCTTTCGCTATTTTGGTCCGTTTCAGGTTCTGCAACGTGTCGGCGAGGTGGCTTATAAGTTGGCCTTGCCTGAGCAGGCTAAGATTCACCCTGTGGTCCACGTCTCCCAGCTACGCGCGGCGGTTCCTCCTACAACAACAATTCTACCGGAGCTGCCCACGCTTGACGAAGACCTGCTTCCGTTTCAAGTCCCTGAGAAGCTTCTGGATCGGCGGACAGTGCAGCGCGGGGCGCGTCAAGTGGAGCAGGCGCTGGTGAAGTGGTCTGGGTTCCCCGACTCTCTGTCGTCGTGGGAGGATGTCATTCCCCTGCAGGCGCGTTTTCCGCGAGCCCTGGCTTGGGAGCAAGCTCAGGCTAAAGGGGGAGGAAATGTCACGGGCCTTACTACTGCCCGGCACCGGCCTGCTCATCAGGAAACAGTACAAGGACGGCCCAGGCGGGAGAGGAGGCCCAACAGTCGTTACAATGGCCCAAGTTGGAGCAAGTGACCTAGCTATATAAGCTTGTGTGTGTGGAGTGGAAGGGCAAGAAAGAACGGAACCCTGAACCGGCCGCCTGTGGCGTTATCCCCTTCCCATCCCCTGGCTCTCAATTCCCGATCCCCTTTCTTGCTGCTACCAAATTCATCAATTGTACCCAGATATGTGATGAACTGATATTCGATCGAGCAGAGGGAGTTGAGGATCGTATCAGgatgggcggcggcgcggcggaccaTGGCCAGGCCAGCGCCCACCCTCGCCCGGAACCGGCCGTCCCCGAGCACCGGCGCAAGAAGCGCCGTGCTCGTCTGCTTCCACGGCGCCACGGCGTCCAGGAGATCCCCGACGAGCTCGTGGCGGAGATCCCCGACGAGCTCGTGGCGGAGATCTTCCTCCGGCGGCCCATCCTAGCCGATCTGGTCCGCGCCTCCCTCGCCTGCGTCTCCTTCCGAGGCCTCATCGCCGACCGCTACTTCCTCCGGCGCCTCCGCAAGCTCCACGCCCCACCCGTCCTCGGGTTTCTTAACGGATACCGAGATTTCTTCCCCGTGATCCCGCCTTCTCCTTTCGCGTCCGCAGCcagcgccgtcgccctcgccgccgacttctccttctccttcctgccCGCCCCGCCCGCGACTGGAAGATCCTGGACGTCCGCGATGGCCGCGTCCTCCTCAAGAGATCTCCCTCTAGCTGCCATAATCGTCCCCTGGTGGTGTGTGACCCCTTATACCGGCGGTACCTCCTGCTTCCCCCAATCCCTTCAGTCGAGGAGTGGGTTCCTCactcgaaaaaaaagaaaaagaaaaaaaaagtggtgTGGGTTCCTCGTAAACTGCAGTGCTTCCTTAAAGTGCAGGAGGAGGCCGCAGAAGAGACATCATTCACAGTGATCTTGATTGCGAAATCCGGAGATAAGCATACCGCTTTTGTCTTCTCTTCCAGTACGGGACAATGGCGAGCTGGTCCATGGACACCATGGACTGCTGAGTTTTCTTTGGCTTTCTTCTCCTACCTCCGGTACGCATATGGCTGCTTCTACGGGGTGACAGAGTGCACCGAAAAGTTGCTTGTGCTTGACACCCGGACAATGGAGTTCTCAGTTGCTGACCTCCCACCTGAAGCAAGAGTAGAATCTGTGGATATAGCCATTGTGGAGGCAGGGGAAGGCATCACTGGGATGTTTGTGCTTCCACATCTCACATCTCACATCAGTTATCTGATTAGGCAAAACAATGGTGGGAGTTCCAGCCAGTGGCGGTTGGAGAAGACAATCCGACTGGATTCTTGTTGGTACAGTTTCACAAATTCAACAGGGAGGCACTTGCTCTTGTTTCATTCAGGAAGCTCATCGCTCGGTAAAGGCACTTTCGCGCTGGACATCAAGACATTCCAGCTTGAGAAGGTGTTTGCAACACCTGGCAAACCCATGCCATATGTATATAGCAACTTCCCACCATCATTGCTATCGTCCCCAACAATATCGAGTGCTGCTTCATAGTTCATTATTCTGATCGGTAATCCTTGTTTACATTTTGGTAGCTGTTACTTTTTCT encodes the following:
- the LOC123143178 gene encoding uncharacterized protein; the protein is MGGGAADHGQASAHPRPEPAVPEHRRKKRRARLLPRRHGVQEIPDELVAEIPDELVAEIFLRRPILADLVRASLACVSFRGLIADRYFLRRLRKLHAPPVLGFLNGYRDFFPVIPPSPFASAASAVALAADFSFSFLPAPPATGRSWTSAMAASSSRDLPLAAIIVPWWCVTPYTGGTSCFPQSLQSRSGFLTRKKRKRKKKWCGFLVNCSASLKCRRRPQKRHHSQ